The genomic region CCCATTGGCCACTCCCCTTCGTCTTCGGGCGACCAGACGAACAGAGGTACTACGGCACCGGAAGAAGCTGCCTGTGCGAGCGCAGGATTGTCGGAAAGGCGCAAATCGGTCCGAAACCAGACTACCGAAGTCATTTGCCGTTTTCCCTCTCCGCCCGCCGAGCGATTTCCCGCAGCATTCCCCCGAAGATGGCGGCATGGATGGGGTACAGGAGGTACCAGTACAGCCTTCCGCTAACCCCTGCTGGATCGAAAACGGCAGTCTGCCGAATCTGCGAGCCCCCGTTCGCCGGTATCACTTCGAACTGAAGCCAAGCGCGACCGGGCACCTTCATACCGGCCACCAAGCGCAGGAGATGGTTCCTCTCGAAGGCCTCCACTGTCCAAAAGTCCAGCGGCTCGCCCGGAGAAATCTCTTCGGGGTGCCTTCGGCCTCTTCGCATGCCCGGTCCCCCGACCAGCAGGTCTAGCGCGCCGCGCAACCGCCACAGCCAGTCACCGTAGTACCAACCGTTTGCCCCTCCGATCCGCTGAATAGGCTCGAACGCTTGCTCCGGCGGCACTCGCACCAGCCGCACCCGCGAGTCCACAATCCGTGGTCCGAATCGCACTCCTCCCCAGCTTCGAGGTCTCCCGGCGGACGAAAGAGCGTCCGACCAGCGCGTCTCGGCGTACTCACGGTCCTCGTTCGCGAGCGCTCGCTCGATTGCCTCTCGGAATCCACGTGGCCTAATCGCAAACGCTTCCAGAGCGCTGTCGTCCGTCACGACGGTCTCGTTGCGCACGCTATCAATCAGCTTCCTTCCGACCCTTGCGTACAGCGGTGTTACCAAACCGAGCCACAGACTGGAAAGCCACGGTGTCAGCACGGGCACCGGCAGAATCAACCGCTTCAGACCCCGCTGTCTCGCATATTCGCGCAGGAGATCGAGATAGCTCACGCGGTCGGGTCCACCGATCTCGAAAACGCGACTCCCGTCCAGGGGCACGTGCACCGCCGCTGCCAGATACTCGATGACGTCCTCCACGGCGATTGGTTGCGTCGGTGTCAGCACCCAGCGAGGCGTGACCATCACGGGAAGCGACTCTACGAGGGAACGAACCATCTCGAATGAAAGGCTGCCCGAGCCAATGATCACCGAAGCGCGAAACTCGATGGTTGGGACTCCGCTTTCACGCAAGATCTTCCCAACTTCCTGTCTGCTGGCCAGG from Fimbriimonadia bacterium harbors:
- a CDS encoding SDR family oxidoreductase; translation: MSSEGRAADRVLLTGATGYVGGRLLRVLESRGYRVRCMARNPHPLASRVGPDTEVVQGDVTDPASLRGAMRGVFAAYYLVHSMGSSGRFDEEDREGARAFGLAAAEAGVGRIIYLGGLGRGDSLSPHLASRQEVGKILRESGVPTIEFRASVIIGSGSLSFEMVRSLVESLPVMVTPRWVLTPTQPIAVEDVIEYLAAAVHVPLDGSRVFEIGGPDRVSYLDLLREYARQRGLKRLILPVPVLTPWLSSLWLGLVTPLYARVGRKLIDSVRNETVVTDDSALEAFAIRPRGFREAIERALANEDREYAETRWSDALSSAGRPRSWGGVRFGPRIVDSRVRLVRVPPEQAFEPIQRIGGANGWYYGDWLWRLRGALDLLVGGPGMRRGRRHPEEISPGEPLDFWTVEAFERNHLLRLVAGMKVPGRAWLQFEVIPANGGSQIRQTAVFDPAGVSGRLYWYLLYPIHAAIFGGMLREIARRAERENGK